In the Candidatus Microthrix subdominans genome, CCGATCGAGTAGGCGATGAATGCCTTCACGCGCGGCTCGGCGCTCGCCTCACGGTAGGCGGCGCCCGCGCCCGCCGAGTGGCCGGCCACGGTCACCATGTCCTCGTCGAGCAGGCCGGTGAGGGGCGAGTCCTTCAGCGCCAGCGCTGCATCGAGTGAGGCGGACAGCACCTCGGGATCCTCCCGCTCTGCAACCCCCTCGGCCGCCGTCCCCAGCTGTCCGCCCAGGCTGCGCTCGACGTGGTCGGGTGCAACGACGACAAAGCCCCAGGACGCCAGGTGGGTGACCAGGTCGGCGGACTGCTCGGGAAAGCCGGCGAAGCCGTGGCTGAACAGCACGACCGGATAGGGGCCGTCTGCGCCGGCATCGGCGTCGGGGTGGGCGGCGATCTCATACAGGGGGCGCTTGTCGGCGGGGATCTGGGCCTGCAGCCCTGGGTTGAGCAGCCCGGCGAGGTCAAATGACTCGAGCGGCAGGTCGGTGGCGCTGTCGGCGGCCGGGTACCAGGCCTGCACTCGGCGGCCGTCGTCCAGCTTGAATGCGATGGTACCCACCTCGTTCGGACCACGCTCGGCGTAGGCCGCGTCGGCGCCAACGTCCGCTGCGCTGGTCGTCGAAGCCGCTTCCCCGGAGTTCGCGCTGTCTGGCGCCGCCTCGTCCGAGTCGGAACACCCGGCGACAACCATCAGCAGAGCGACGAACGGAACGAACCACTTGGTTGGGCGCATTGCCGCAGGGTAACCAGCGAACGCCGCACGGTGCTCGACCGGCGCGTGGCTACCCGGGCGATCGAGATCGTTAGAGTCTCCTCGTCGCGTTGCCGTCGGCCAGAGCCAGATCGACCTCCGGCTCCCCACTCATTCCCCCACCTGCCGAGGAGGCCCTGTGTTCCTCGCCCTACGAGACCTGAAGTTTGCCCGGGGCCGCTTCGCCTTGGTCGGCCTGGTGATCGGGTTGGTCGCTTTGATGGCCACGCTGCTGTCCGGCCTGGCCAACGGGCTGGTCGACGACGGCATCTCCGGGTTGCGAGCGCTGCCCCTGACGCACCTGGCCTTCCAGCCCGGTGCGGACAGCACGTTCAGTCGCTCGACCCTGACCGATGTAAACGTCGAGCCGTACGAGAAGCTCGACGGCGTGGAGGCATCGGCGCTGGGCGTGTCGTTCTTCAACGCCAAGCGCGCCAACGGCTCGACGATCGACATGGCACTGTTTGGCATCCCGGAGGACAGCTTTCTTGCACCCCGGGGTGAAGCCCGACAGGCGCTTGCGGGACGACCCGGTCTGGTGCTCAGCGACGAGTTCCAAACCGACGGCATCAAGGTGGGCGACCTGCTGACCGTCGTCGGCATCGACGAGGAACTGCCGGTGCTCGGGTTCACCTACTCCGGGTCGTACGGGCACGTGCCGATCGCCTTTACGTCGCTCGAGACCTGGCAGGACCTGCTGTACGGCGACAACGCCAAAGGTCGCTTCTCCGCCATCGCCCTGAAGGCCGACGACGGGACCAACTTTGCCGCCGCCGAGCAGGCATCGGACACCGAGGCGGAGACCAAGGACGCCGCCTACGCCGGCTCTCCCGGCTACACCGGTGAAACGTCCACGATGAGCCTGATCCAGAACTTCCTGTTGGTGATCTCGGCCCTGATCGTTGGGGCGTTCTTCACGGTATGGACCGTGCAGCGGGCCTCCCAGATCGCGCTGCTCAGGGCACTGGGTGCCTCCAGGTCCTACGTGCTGCGCGACGCCCTCGGGCAGATGGCGATCGTCTTGGTGTCCACTGCGATGCTCGGGTCGCTCCTGGCGGTCGCCATCGGCTCGCTCGTCAGCACCAACGCCCCGTTCCGGCTGGCAGCCGGCCCCATCCTTTCCACGATCGGCCTGCTCATCCTCTTCGGCATGATCGGCTGTCTGATCGCCGTCAGACGGATCACCTCGGTCGACCCGATCATGGCGTTGCGGAGCCAGCCGTGAATCGCGCCCGCCACCACGAAGGACGGATGGCATGAACCTGCACCTCGATTCGGTCACCGTGACCGTGCCCGACGGGCGCGACACCCGGACAATCTGCGACGAGATATCACTGAGCGTCGAACCCGGCGAGGTTGTGGCGCTCACCGGCGCCTCCGGTTCGGGTAAGTCCACCCTGCTCGCCGTCGCCGCCCTGCTGTTGCGTCCCGACTCCGGAAAGGTGACCGTGGCGGGCGTCGAGGCCACCGACCTGTCCGACGCCGAACGCACCCGGCTGCGCCGTGATCACATCGGCATCGTCTACCAGGCGGCCAGCCTGTTTCCGTCGCTCACCGCTCGCGAACAGGTGCGCCTGGTCGCCCACATCTCCGGCAACCTCAACGACACGACCAAAAAACGCGCCGACGAACTGTTGGAACGGGTCGGGTTGACCGACCGGGCCGACGCCCGACCCGCCGAGCTGTCCGGCGGCGAACGCCAACGTGTCGGCATCGCCCGTGCGCTGATGGGCTCCCCGTCGGTGCTGCTCGCCGACGAACCCACCGCCGCGCTCGACGCCGAACGCGGCGTCGCCATCATGGACCTGCTGACCGAGAACGCGACGTCGATGGGCATCGCCACCGTCGTCGTCACCCACGCGCCGGATCAGCTCGAGGAGGACCGGACGTTCAGCATCGGCGGCGGTCGCCTCGCCGAGGTCCGACCGAAGCCGAGCCGCTGACCAGGGTTCGGGCCCTGCCCCCGGTCGGCGACGATCTCCTCGACGTCAACCTCAGTAGCTGAACGTGGTGGCGCCCTCGTCGCCGATCCACTCCCACATAGGCACCGTGCCGCCGATGGTGGCGCCGCCGATCAGCGCACCCTCGTCGAGCTGGCGGGCGGCGAAGCAGGCCGGACAGACGAGCACCTTGCCGGACGCGGCGACGTAGCGGTCGAGCAACCCTTCGATCGAGGGGAAACCGTCGCAGTCCGAACCCGCCGCGCCGCCCTCGAGCGCCAACAGCACCGCCTCCTTGGTGAGAAACATCAGGGAGGGGCGACCCGCTTCCGCGGCGGCGACCGCCACCAACAGCGCGATGGCCACCGTCTCGGGGTCGCCCAGACCGGTGTTCAGGTTGACCACTGCCTTGTTGCTCATCGCAAACTCCTCACCACGCTGGCCGTTGTTGACCAGACCGGGTGCGACAGTACCCGGTGTGACACAAACCGCGCGTCACCCCTGGCGGATCTCATGGGCACGATCCGCATGGTGCTGTTCGGAGCGAATGGTGTCGGGACCAACCTGCACCAGCCTCAGCACGGTGACCAGCCCGACGCCTCCCACGACGTTGCCGAGCACCGCCCACGCGACCGCGCCAAGCGCATCGATCCACCCGAAGGGTGCGTGGCCGGTAAACAGGGCACCCATCATCTCGAGCGACCCGACCACCGAATGGTTCAGCGGGGGCGCAGCCAGCAGGAATGCCGTCACGACGGCGATCGCCAGCTGGGCGAGCATGTCTCGGTTGGCCCGCTGGATCCAGGTCATCAACGTGATGACGACGCCTCCCAGGATGCCGCCGGCAAAGCTGACCCAGCCGATGCCCATCTCGGGATAGTGGCGCCCAACCTCGATGGCGGTTGCGTCGAGTCCCTGGATCGAGGTCATCACCAGGCCGACCAGCAGCGCCCCGCCCAGCCAGTTGCTCACCAGCGTGGTCGCCCACAGCCGCAGGAGCGCCAGTCCATCGCGCCGCTCGGTCAGCACCACCGTCACCGGCATCATGAAGTTTTCGGTGAACAGTTCGCTGCGGGCCAACGTGAGGATGATGAAGCCGCTGGCGAATGCCAGCGAGGCCAACATCTGGCTGCCGGTGGCCTCCTTGACCACCAGCAACGCCAGCACGCCGATACCGACATCCATGCCACCCACCACGCCGGTGGCTGACATGTTGGGCAGGCTGCGATGCAGCCGCTCCTCCCCGGAGATCAACGACCGGTGGAAGGCGCGCGACAGCTGAATGTCGGCGCTCTCCTCGACGGCGTCGTCCTGGCGGGCCTGCTCGGCCCGGCCGTCCAGCCGCTCCCGTTCCTCCGAGGTTAATTCCGACGAAGGTCGCTCATCGGAGGAGCGCTGAGAGGTCGAATCCATCGGCCATGTATCCCCACATCGGGCCCACGACAAACCAGGCGGACGGCCGACGACGTCGCCGGCGCCGGGTCGCTGTGCCCGGCAGGCCGCGGTGCCCGGCAGGTCGCGGTGCCCGGCAGGCTGCTGTGCCCGGCAGGCTATGGGGCCTTGGAGATGACCTCGGCCTCGTAGCGCTCCAGCGCGGCGTCGGTGTCCTTCCAGAACAGGAAGGACGGCAAGACCACCCGGTCGACCCCCATCTCGGCGAGCGCCTTCACCTCGTCGAGGGCACGCGAGCCGACCGCCCCGTTACCCCCGCTTGTCAACACGAGATCGTCGGGGTCGTTGCCCGCCTCGGCGGCCGCGGCTCGGGCAACGTCGAACAGCCGGGTGAGCTCGGCGTGGTCGCCCTTGCCCGGGAAGAACCCATCGCCCAGACGACCGGCCCGGCGGGCAGCGGCGTCGGAGTGCCCGCCGACGTGAACCGGGATGGCGCCGCGCTCCGGCTGGGGCCGCATCACGCAGTCGTCGAAGCTGGTGAACTCACCGTGGTGGGTGGCCCGGTCGTCCGCCCACAACGCCCGCATGGCGGCGATGTAGTCGTCGGTGCGTCGGCCGCGACCGTCGAAGGGCACGCCGAGCGCGTCGAACTCCTCCTCAAGCCATCCGACACCGATGCCAAACTCCATGCGTCCACCGGACATCGCGTCGAGCGTGGCCAACTGCTTGGCAAGCACCAGCGGGTTGCGCTGGGGCACGATCAAAATGCCGGTCGCCAACTTGATGCGTGACGTCACCGCCGCCAGGTAGGACAGCCAGATCAACGGATCGGGGATGGGCGCGTCGTCGTTGCCGGGCATCCGACCCGACGGGTCGTAGGGGTAGGTCGACTCGTACCCCGCCGGCACGACGACGTGCTCGACGGTCCACAGCGATTCGAACCCCACCTCCTCGGCCTTGATGGCGAAGGCGGCCGCCGCCTCCGGGTCGACAAATGGTCCGGTATTGGCGAAGACGATCCCAAAGTCCATGCGGGCAAGCTAGCGGCGCGTCCCGCCGCACGCTGCCGGAGGTCCCACCGCAACCCCCGCCATGTGGCATCGACGGGTACGGTCCAACCATGTCGAAGATCGTGGTTCTGTCGATGGCGTACCGGGGCGATGTCTACCCGTACGTGCCAGTGGCGACCGAGCTCTGCCGACGCGGCCACCAGGTCACGTTCGTGCTGCCACGAGAGTTCCACCAGGAGCTGGCCGCCGAGCCGTTCACGTGCGTCCACAGCGGATCGGATCTTGGGCCCAACGCCCTCAACACCGAGGGCGAGTGGATCGCAAAATGGGGCATGCGCCTCGGCGGCACCCGGTTGCTTCAGCTCTACTTCGGCAAGTACACGGTTCCACATCTCGAGGCGCAGTACCGGGCCGTCTACGACGCTCTCGATGGCGCCGACGTCTTGTTCGGGCACCCAGCGGCGTGCATCGTCGGGGCGATGGCCGCCGAGCAACGAGGACTGCCCTGGATCGGCGGCGACCTCTTCCCGATGCTGGTGCCGACCGAGACCCAGAATCCGCTGCCGCCGGTGTCGACCCTGGGCCCCGGTTTGAACCGCCTGAGCTGGCGGATCGCACGAAGCCCCCGACCCAACTCGCTGACGTTCTCTCGGGACTTCGCCGACTTTCGGCGCGGCAAGGGGCTGGACGACACGCTGCGGAGCCCGCTGGATCTGCGCATCTCTCCCCACCTCAACCTGGGCATGGCCTCGCACCACTATGTGGCGCCGGCCCCCGACTGGCCATCGAACTACTCGCTGACCGGGTTTACCCACTGGGACAACGACCACGCCGGGTTGCCCGAGGGTCTCGACGAGTTTTTGGCGGCCGACGATCCGCCGCTGCTGATCACGTTGGGCACGTTGGCGGCGTCGAGCCATCCGGAGCGATTCGAGGCCGCGGTCAGGGCCGCGGACGCGCTCGGCGGGCGGACCGTGTCCCTCTGCTCCCTCAACAGCACGGTCGACGAGCTGAGTCGACGGTTCGATCCGTCACAGCACGGCGTCTGGCGTTTTGCGCCGCTGGCACAGGTGCTTCCCCGGGTCCGCGGGGTGGTGCATTCGGGCTCGCACGGCACGAACTCGATGACGCTGGCGGCCGGCCAACCGTCGGTGGTCATCCCGTCGATCTTCGATCAGGTCTGGCACGCCAAGCGGCAGGTGGAGTTGGGCACCGGGGTCCACGCCAAGGGCACGGGTGATCTTGGCTCCGCGATCGCCAGACTCGACGGCGATGAGTCGTTGGCGATCGAGGCACAGCGGCTCGGTGTGCTGCTCGAACGCGAGGACGGGGTGGCGACCGCAGCCGACCGGATCGAGGCGTTCCTCGGCGGGTGACCTTGACCCACTGCGGCTCGGGTCCGGGGACCGGCGTTCGAGGGCCAAGCGTCATTCCGGTGCCGGCACCTCGACCCGATGCAGATCGTCGCCCAGCTCGATCGTGCCGTCGAAGTGCTCGGCGGCCCGGGCCCGCCAGTCCTCGCCGCCGCCGGAGGGAAACGCCGGCATGTAGTGGGTGAGCACGAGGGTGTCCATGGCCGCCCGCTGCGCGGTCTGGGCGGCCTCCTCGGGCGACGAGTGGTAGTCGAGGACGTCAAGCAGGCGAGGAATGGGGATCTCGGCGATCACATCCTTGCGGATCGCGGTGTGCACCAGCGCCTGGGCGCCCTGGCAGAGCCCGTCGAGGCCGGCGCAGGGCACGGTGTCGCCCGCCGTCACCACGGCGGCACCCTCGTGATCGAAGCGGAAGCCGATGCTCGGGTCGGCCGGGCGGTGGTCGGTTGGGGCGCAGCTGACGCGCACCGGGCCGGGCAGCGGCACCGGGCCGTTGGTCACCTCGGTGACCGAGACCATCGGCCGCTCGGTCAGGTCGTCGTGGTGGGCCATGCGATAGCAGATGTCCGACCCAAGCGACGCCAGGATGGCCTCAACCACCGCCGCGATGCCCGGAGGGCCCACGATGTTGAGGGGGGTCGGCTCGAAGGTGCCGATCCACACGGCGGTGATCAGGTCGCCCAGGTCGGTGATGTGGTCGGAGTGCAGGTGGGGGGGGTGGCGGCGGCGGGGTGGTGGCAGGGGGGGTCGGTCAGCTGCCGCGGCCGGTTGGGCCGCCTTCGGTTGGACTGCGGTCGGCGCGGACGGGTCACTGGCGGGCCATCTCGGCTCGGGCGGTGGCGCGGTCGGCGCCCGGGGCGTGGCCGTGCAGCTGGATCTCCACCTCGTGAAGGGTTCCGGAGAAGGGAAATGCCCCCTGGTAGCGCGGCGACACGGCCGACCCACCGCCGTAGCCGATGCTGGAGCCCACCGAGGAGATCACGCGCAGGTACAGCGGCAGCTTGGCCGAGCCGGCGGGCACCCCGTCGATGAGCAGCTCGGCCGATCCGCTCATCCCGTCGCCGCGGGTGCAGCGCAACACCAGCTCGGCGTCTCGAGCCGGCACCTCCACATCGGATTCGATCACGGTGTGGTCGTCGAAGGCGTTGTAGTCGAGCACCAGGCGACCGTCCTGCACGAACAGTGCGATCCCCGAGTTCTCGGTGCCGGTCGAGAACAGCACGCCGCCGTCGGCGGCGCTGCGCGTGACCCGGGCGGTCAG is a window encoding:
- a CDS encoding dienelactone hydrolase family protein — protein: MRPTKWFVPFVALLMVVAGCSDSDEAAPDSANSGEAASTTSAADVGADAAYAERGPNEVGTIAFKLDDGRRVQAWYPAADSATDLPLESFDLAGLLNPGLQAQIPADKRPLYEIAAHPDADAGADGPYPVVLFSHGFAGFPEQSADLVTHLASWGFVVVAPDHVERSLGGQLGTAAEGVAEREDPEVLSASLDAALALKDSPLTGLLDEDMVTVAGHSAGAGAAYREASAEPRVKAFIAYSIGNRTEDGEAPPPVPDVPGMVMAGTKDNIIPFTASEEVYDGMRPPKYLVKIEGAGHLVFSDICLIGKDQGGLVGLVGEIGLDLPDNLLALASDGCEDDQLDPAKAFEAIDHFSVAFLRYSLGIDPEPVGLDPAVTENFTDATVILTADPG
- a CDS encoding ABC transporter permease; translated protein: MFLALRDLKFARGRFALVGLVIGLVALMATLLSGLANGLVDDGISGLRALPLTHLAFQPGADSTFSRSTLTDVNVEPYEKLDGVEASALGVSFFNAKRANGSTIDMALFGIPEDSFLAPRGEARQALAGRPGLVLSDEFQTDGIKVGDLLTVVGIDEELPVLGFTYSGSYGHVPIAFTSLETWQDLLYGDNAKGRFSAIALKADDGTNFAAAEQASDTEAETKDAAYAGSPGYTGETSTMSLIQNFLLVISALIVGAFFTVWTVQRASQIALLRALGASRSYVLRDALGQMAIVLVSTAMLGSLLAVAIGSLVSTNAPFRLAAGPILSTIGLLILFGMIGCLIAVRRITSVDPIMALRSQP
- a CDS encoding ABC transporter ATP-binding protein — protein: MNLHLDSVTVTVPDGRDTRTICDEISLSVEPGEVVALTGASGSGKSTLLAVAALLLRPDSGKVTVAGVEATDLSDAERTRLRRDHIGIVYQAASLFPSLTAREQVRLVAHISGNLNDTTKKRADELLERVGLTDRADARPAELSGGERQRVGIARALMGSPSVLLADEPTAALDAERGVAIMDLLTENATSMGIATVVVTHAPDQLEEDRTFSIGGGRLAEVRPKPSR
- a CDS encoding DsrE family protein, with the protein product MSNKAVVNLNTGLGDPETVAIALLVAVAAAEAGRPSLMFLTKEAVLLALEGGAAGSDCDGFPSIEGLLDRYVAASGKVLVCPACFAARQLDEGALIGGATIGGTVPMWEWIGDEGATTFSY
- a CDS encoding formate/nitrite transporter family protein translates to MDSTSQRSSDERPSSELTSEERERLDGRAEQARQDDAVEESADIQLSRAFHRSLISGEERLHRSLPNMSATGVVGGMDVGIGVLALLVVKEATGSQMLASLAFASGFIILTLARSELFTENFMMPVTVVLTERRDGLALLRLWATTLVSNWLGGALLVGLVMTSIQGLDATAIEVGRHYPEMGIGWVSFAGGILGGVVITLMTWIQRANRDMLAQLAIAVVTAFLLAAPPLNHSVVGSLEMMGALFTGHAPFGWIDALGAVAWAVLGNVVGGVGLVTVLRLVQVGPDTIRSEQHHADRAHEIRQG
- a CDS encoding LLM class F420-dependent oxidoreductase, which codes for MDFGIVFANTGPFVDPEAAAAFAIKAEEVGFESLWTVEHVVVPAGYESTYPYDPSGRMPGNDDAPIPDPLIWLSYLAAVTSRIKLATGILIVPQRNPLVLAKQLATLDAMSGGRMEFGIGVGWLEEEFDALGVPFDGRGRRTDDYIAAMRALWADDRATHHGEFTSFDDCVMRPQPERGAIPVHVGGHSDAAARRAGRLGDGFFPGKGDHAELTRLFDVARAAAAEAGNDPDDLVLTSGGNGAVGSRALDEVKALAEMGVDRVVLPSFLFWKDTDAALERYEAEVISKAP
- a CDS encoding ribonuclease Z gives rise to the protein MPPPRRRHPPHLHSDHITDLGDLITAVWIGTFEPTPLNIVGPPGIAAVVEAILASLGSDICYRMAHHDDLTERPMVSVTEVTNGPVPLPGPVRVSCAPTDHRPADPSIGFRFDHEGAAVVTAGDTVPCAGLDGLCQGAQALVHTAIRKDVIAEIPIPRLLDVLDYHSSPEEAAQTAQRAAMDTLVLTHYMPAFPSGGGEDWRARAAEHFDGTIELGDDLHRVEVPAPE